The following are encoded together in the Vigna unguiculata cultivar IT97K-499-35 chromosome 2, ASM411807v1, whole genome shotgun sequence genome:
- the LOC114170917 gene encoding uncharacterized protein LOC114170917 isoform X3, whose amino-acid sequence MEVVMHWNLWCCILLGYLHVYCISLSSGQHLNRSTGLARWLGYSESLVLDDSQLHDSAFVDTSTLSSPLNVLVSCEDLEGVGSFNTTCLLSSTHYLKSDINIYGVGNLELLSDVSLLCPVEGCMISVNVSGNIKLGQNASIVAGSVVLSSANLTMEYSSYIDSSSLGGLPPSQTSGTPVGSDGAGGGHGGRGASCLKNNKTNWGGDVYAWSTLSEPWSYGSKGGGKSNIKQYGGNGGGRVKLLVKDTLYVNGSIIAEGGDGGSNGGGGSGGSILVHAVKLKGYGTISAAGGRGWGGGGGGRISLDCYSIQEDLNVTVHGGLSIGCPGNSGAAGTYFNAHLLSLKVSNDNVTTETETPLLDFSTSPLWSNVYVENNAKVLVPLVWSRVQVRGQISVYSGGSLIFGLSDYPISEFELVAEELLLSDSIIKVFGAFRVSVKMLLMWNSTMQIDGGETTVVTASVLEVRNLAVLRQNSVISSNSNLALYGQGLLQLTGEGDAIKGERLSLSLFYNVTVGLGSLLQAPLDDDASRGMVTKHLCDTQRCPMDLITPPDDCHVNYTLSFSLQICRVEDLLVNGIMMGSIIHIHRARTVIVDTDGCTEGIGKGNFLNGAGGGAGHGGKGGSGYFNGRESIGGNDYGNAILPCELGSGTEGPNESYGHVVGGGMIVMGSIQWPLLRLDLYGTLRADGESFSKSITSSDGSLVGGLGGGSGGTVLLFLQELRLLENSSLSVVGGNGGPVGGGGGGGGRIHFHWSKIGVEEEYVPVASIIGTMNNSGGAGDNDGHHGQEGTITGKACPKGLYGIFCEECPIGSYKDVDGSEEDLCIPCPLDLLPNRANFIYKRGGVTERSCPYKCISDKYRMPNCYTPLEELIYTFWGPWPFSVMLSFILLILALLLSTLRIKLIGSGSYHSSSSIEHRNHHRFPYLLSLSEVRGARAEETQSHVHRVYFMGPNTFREPWHLPYSPPHAIIEIVYEDAFNRFIDEINSVAAYDWWEGSVHSILSVVAYPCAWSWKHWRRRVKISRLQEYVKSEYDHSCLRSCRSRALYKGMKVGTTPDLMVAYIDFFLGGDEKRLDIVSIIQKRFPMCIIFGGDGSYMAPYYLHNDTLLTNLLGQHVPATVWNRLVAGLNAQLRTVRHGSIRTALGPVVDWINSHGNPQLEFHGVKIELGWFQATASGYYQLGIVVAVGDYSLLELHQSDTWVGTDEVVRKNVPHGKKNLKQLQHSWPYMSNSLSLKRITGGINGGLINDATLKSLDFKRDFLFPLSLLLCNTRPVGRQDTVQFLITLMLLADISVTLLMLLQFYWISLPAFLSVLLILPLSLLSPFPAGVNALFSKEPRRASLFRVYALWNATSLFNIGVAFICCLLHYALSHFHHPDEASTRNVKRDDDKCWLLPIILFLFKSIQARFVNWHIANLEIEDFSLFCPDPDAFWAHESGF is encoded by the exons ATGGAG GTGGTGATGCATTGGAACCTCTGGTGCTGCATTCTTTTGGGATATCTTCATGTATATTGTATTTCTCTTAGTTCAGGACAGCACCTGAATAGGAGTACTGGCTTAGCGAGGTGGTTGGGTTATTCTGAGTCACTTGTGCTAGATGATTCTCAACTCCATGATTCTGCATTTGTTGACACATCAACTTTGTCATCCCCATTGAATGTTTTAGTCTCTTGCGAGGACTTGGAAGGTGTAGGATCTTTTAATACCACATGCTTGCTAAGCTCAACTCATTATTTAAAATCTGATATTAACATTTATGGTGTTGGAAACCTGGAGCTACTTTCTGATGTGTCGCTTTTATGCCCTGTGGAAGGGTGCATGATATCAGTAAATGTGTCTGGCAACATTAAACTTGGTCAAAATGCATCTATTGTTGCTGGTTCTGTGGTTTTATCTTCAGCCAATCTGACTATGGAATACAGTTCTTATATAGACTCATCATCTTTAGGTGGGTTACCACCTTCCCAAACTAGTGGCACTCCTGTTGGCAGTGACGGAGCTGGTGGAGGCCATGGTGGGCGTGGTGCatcttgtttaaaaaataataagacaaactGGGGTGGTGATGTTTATGCTTGGTCTACATTGTCTGAACCATGGAGTTACGGGAGCAAGGGTGGTGGAAAAtctaatataaaacaatatggAGGGAATGGTGGAGGACGTGTAAAGCTTCTAGTGAAGGACACTTTATATGTAAATGGATCTATTATTGCAGAAGGAGGAGATGGAGGTTCTAATGGGGGAGGTGGTTCTGGTGGAAGTATATTGGTTCATGCCGTGAAGCT GAAGGGGTATGGTACCATCAGTGCCGCTGGTGGGAGAGGATGGGGTGGAGGGGGTGGAGGAAGAATATCGCTGGATTGTTATAGCATACAAGAAGATTTAAATGTTACGGTTCATG GAGGTTTGAGTATTGGCTGTCCTGGGAATTCTGGAGCAGCTGGAACATATTTCAATGCACATTTACTGAGTTTGAAAGTTAGCAATGATAATGTCACAACAGAAACTGAGACTCCTTTGCTTGACTTCTCAACCAGCCCTTTATGGTCAAATGTTTATGTGGAAAATAATGCAAAAGTGTTGGTTCCGCTTGTGTGGTCCAGAGTCCAG GTTAGAGGCCAAATTAGTGTATACAGTGGAGGAAGCTTAATCTTTGGGTTGTCTGATTATCCAATTTCTGAGTTTGAGCTTGTTGCAGAAGAGCTTTTATTGAGTGATTCTATCATAAAG GTTTTTGGTGCATTTAGAGTTTCTGTTAAAATGCTACTCATGTGGAACTCCACAATGCAAATTGATGGTGGTGAAACTACAGTTGTGACTGCTTCAGTGCTTGAAGTGAGAAATCTTGCTGTTTTAAGG CAAAATTCTGTCATTAGTTCAAATTCAAACTTGGCTTTATATGGTCAAGGACTACTACAATTGACTGGTGAAGGCGATGCTATCAAAGGCGAGCGATTATCCTTGTCTCTGTTCTATAATGTAACT GTTGGTCTAGGTTCTTTACTTCAAGCTCCTTTGGATGATGACGCTAGTAGAGGCAT GGTGACAAAACATCTTTGTGACACGCAGAGATGTCCAATGGATTTGATAACGCCACCTGACGATTGTCATGTCAATTATACACTCTCGTTCTCACTACAA ATATGTCGTGTTGAGGATCTTCTTGTAAATGGCATTATGATGGGAAGCATAATTCACATTCACAGGGCTCGAACTGTGATTGTTGATACAGATG GTTGCACTGAAGGTATTGGTAAAGGAAACTTTTTGAATGGAGCTGGTGGTGGTGCTGGGCATGGTGGAAAAGGAGGATCTGGATATTTCAATGGGAGAGAAAGTATTGGTGGTAATGACTATGGAAATGCTATTCTTCCATGTGAACTGGGCAGCGGAACTGAGGGCCCAAATGAGTCATATGGGCATGTTGTTGGAGGCGGGATGATTG TGATGGGATCCATTCAGTGGCCACTTTTGAGACTTGACCTATATGGAACCTTGAGGGCTGATGGTGAAAGCTTTAGCAAATCAATAACAAGCAGTGATGGTTCTTTAGTGGGGGGTCTAGGTGGAGGTTCTGGTGGAACAGTCCTTCTATTCCTTCAAGAACTTAGGCTCTTGGAGAATTCATCCTTGTCTGTTGTTGGGGGCAATGGTGGCcctgttggtggtggtggtggaggtggaggtAGAATCCATTTTCATTGGTCAAAGATTGGTGTGGAGGAAGAATATGTTCCTGTTGCAAGTATTATTGGCACCATGAATAACAG TGGAGGTGCGGGGGACAATGATGGTCATCATGGACAAGAGGGTACGATAACTGGGAAAGCATGCCCTAAAGGTCTTTATGGAATTTTCTGCGAG GAATGTCCTATTGGTTCCTATAAAGATGTTGATGGTTCTGAGGAAGATCTTTGCATTCCTTGTCCTCTTGATCTTCTTCCAAATCGtgcaaatttcatatataaacgAG GGGGTGTTACAGAACGGTCTTGTCCATATAAATGCATATCAGACAAATATCGGATGCCAAATTGCTATACACCTCTAGAGGAgctcatttatacattttgggGTCCCTGGCCTTTTTCAGTAATGTTATCATTCATTTTATTGATCTTGGCTCTGCTACTAAGTACTTTGAGAATCAAGTTGATCGGTTCTGGTTCATATCATAGTTCAAGTTCAATTGAACACCGTAATCATCACCGTTTTCCATATCTTCTTTCCCTCTCCGAG GTTCGTGGAGCTAGAGCTGAAGAGACTCAAAGTCATGTACACAGAGTGTACTTTATGGGCCCTAATACTTTTAGAGAACCCTGGCATCTTCCTTATTCACCTCCTCATGCTATAATTGAGATTGT GTATGAGGATGCTTTTAATAGATTTATCGATGAAATCAACTCAGTTGCTGCATATGATTGGTGGGAAGGATCAGTGCATAGTATACTTTCGGTTGTTGCATATCCTTGTGCTTGGTCCTGGAAGCATTGGAGGCGAAGGGTCAAAATCAGTCGCCTTCAGGAATATGTTAAATCTGAATATGACCATTCTTGTCTACGGTCCTGTCGATCACGTGCTTTGTACAAAGGGATGAAG GTTGGGACAACTCCAGATTTAATGGTAGCGTACATCGATTTTTTTCTTGGCGGTGATGAGAAGCGATTAGACATTGTGTCAATTATACAGAAGAGATTTCCCATGTGCATAATTTTTGGTGGGGATGGGAGCTACATGGCACCTTATTATCTTCACAATGATACACTGTTGACAAACCTCCTTGGTCAG CATGTCCCAGCAACTGTCTGGAATCGCTTGGTAGCTGGACTGAATGCTCAGTTAAGAACAGTAAGGCATGGATCAATCCGTACTGCACTAGGACCCGTTGTTGATTGGATAAACAGCCATGGAAACCCCCAACTTGAGTTCCATGGAGTTAAAATTGAGCTTGGATGGTTCCAAGCAACAGCTTCTGGATACTATCAACTTGGTATTGTGGTAGCAGTTGGGGATTATTCCCTTCTTGAGTTGCATCAATCTGATACTTGGGTTGGCACTGATGAAGTAGTGAG GAAAAATGTGCCACATGGAAAAAAGAATCTTAAGCAGCTGCAGCATAGTTGGCCATACATGAGTAATTCATTATCTCTTAAAAGGATAACCGGAGGAATTAATGGCGGCCTAATAAATGATGCTACCTTAAAATCACTGGACTTTAAAAGGGACTTTCTATTCCCACTTTCTCTCCTGTTGTGCAATACTAGACCTGTTGGTCGTCAG GACACTGTACAGTTTCTGATTACGTTGATGCTTTTAGCAGATATTTCTGTCACTCTCCTCATGTTGCTCCAGTTCTACTGGATTTCTCTTCCTGCTTTTCTTTCTGTTCTGCTaattcttcctctttctctacTTTCTCCATTTCCTGCTGGTGTGAATGCATTATTCAGTAAAGAGCCCAGAAGAGCTTCACTTTTTCGAGTATATGCACTGTGGAATGCTActtctttatttaatatt GGAGTTGCTTTTATTTGTTGTCTCCTTCATTATGCACTATCCCACTTTCACCACCCTGATGAAGCAAGTACCCGTAATGTTAAGAG GGATGATGATAAATGTTGGCTTTTGCCTATCATCCTTTTTCTATTCAAGTCGATACAGGCTCGATTTGTCAATTGGCACATAGCGAATCTAGAAATTGAAgatttttctctattttgtcCGGATCCAGATGCATTTTGGGCACATGAATCTGGTTTTTga
- the LOC114170917 gene encoding uncharacterized protein LOC114170917 isoform X1 yields the protein MEVVMHWNLWCCILLGYLHVYCISLSSGQHLNRSTGLARWLGYSESLVLDDSQLHDSAFVDTSTLSSPLNVLVSCEDLEGVGSFNTTCLLSSTHYLKSDINIYGVGNLELLSDVSLLCPVEGCMISVNVSGNIKLGQNASIVAGSVVLSSANLTMEYSSYIDSSSLGGLPPSQTSGTPVGSDGAGGGHGGRGASCLKNNKTNWGGDVYAWSTLSEPWSYGSKGGGKSNIKQYGGNGGGRVKLLVKDTLYVNGSIIAEGGDGGSNGGGGSGGSILVHAVKLKGYGTISAAGGRGWGGGGGGRISLDCYSIQEDLNVTVHGGLSIGCPGNSGAAGTYFNAHLLSLKVSNDNVTTETETPLLDFSTSPLWSNVYVENNAKVLVPLVWSRVQVRGQISVYSGGSLIFGLSDYPISEFELVAEELLLSDSIIKVFGAFRVSVKMLLMWNSTMQIDGGETTVVTASVLEVRNLAVLRQNSVISSNSNLALYGQGLLQLTGEGDAIKGERLSLSLFYNVTVGLGSLLQAPLDDDASRGMVTKHLCDTQRCPMDLITPPDDCHVNYTLSFSLQICRVEDLLVNGIMMGSIIHIHRARTVIVDTDGMITASELGCTEGIGKGNFLNGAGGGAGHGGKGGSGYFNGRESIGGNDYGNAILPCELGSGTEGPNESYGHVVGGGMIVMGSIQWPLLRLDLYGTLRADGESFSKSITSSDGSLVGGLGGGSGGTVLLFLQELRLLENSSLSVVGGNGGPVGGGGGGGGRIHFHWSKIGVEEEYVPVASIIGTMNNSGGAGDNDGHHGQEGTITGKACPKGLYGIFCEECPIGSYKDVDGSEEDLCIPCPLDLLPNRANFIYKRGGVTERSCPYKCISDKYRMPNCYTPLEELIYTFWGPWPFSVMLSFILLILALLLSTLRIKLIGSGSYHSSSSIEHRNHHRFPYLLSLSEVRGARAEETQSHVHRVYFMGPNTFREPWHLPYSPPHAIIEIVYEDAFNRFIDEINSVAAYDWWEGSVHSILSVVAYPCAWSWKHWRRRVKISRLQEYVKSEYDHSCLRSCRSRALYKGMKVGTTPDLMVAYIDFFLGGDEKRLDIVSIIQKRFPMCIIFGGDGSYMAPYYLHNDTLLTNLLGQHVPATVWNRLVAGLNAQLRTVRHGSIRTALGPVVDWINSHGNPQLEFHGVKIELGWFQATASGYYQLGIVVAVGDYSLLELHQSDTWVGTDEVVRKNVPHGKKNLKQLQHSWPYMSNSLSLKRITGGINGGLINDATLKSLDFKRDFLFPLSLLLCNTRPVGRQDTVQFLITLMLLADISVTLLMLLQFYWISLPAFLSVLLILPLSLLSPFPAGVNALFSKEPRRASLFRVYALWNATSLFNIGVAFICCLLHYALSHFHHPDEASTRNVKRDDDKCWLLPIILFLFKSIQARFVNWHIANLEIEDFSLFCPDPDAFWAHESGF from the exons ATGGAG GTGGTGATGCATTGGAACCTCTGGTGCTGCATTCTTTTGGGATATCTTCATGTATATTGTATTTCTCTTAGTTCAGGACAGCACCTGAATAGGAGTACTGGCTTAGCGAGGTGGTTGGGTTATTCTGAGTCACTTGTGCTAGATGATTCTCAACTCCATGATTCTGCATTTGTTGACACATCAACTTTGTCATCCCCATTGAATGTTTTAGTCTCTTGCGAGGACTTGGAAGGTGTAGGATCTTTTAATACCACATGCTTGCTAAGCTCAACTCATTATTTAAAATCTGATATTAACATTTATGGTGTTGGAAACCTGGAGCTACTTTCTGATGTGTCGCTTTTATGCCCTGTGGAAGGGTGCATGATATCAGTAAATGTGTCTGGCAACATTAAACTTGGTCAAAATGCATCTATTGTTGCTGGTTCTGTGGTTTTATCTTCAGCCAATCTGACTATGGAATACAGTTCTTATATAGACTCATCATCTTTAGGTGGGTTACCACCTTCCCAAACTAGTGGCACTCCTGTTGGCAGTGACGGAGCTGGTGGAGGCCATGGTGGGCGTGGTGCatcttgtttaaaaaataataagacaaactGGGGTGGTGATGTTTATGCTTGGTCTACATTGTCTGAACCATGGAGTTACGGGAGCAAGGGTGGTGGAAAAtctaatataaaacaatatggAGGGAATGGTGGAGGACGTGTAAAGCTTCTAGTGAAGGACACTTTATATGTAAATGGATCTATTATTGCAGAAGGAGGAGATGGAGGTTCTAATGGGGGAGGTGGTTCTGGTGGAAGTATATTGGTTCATGCCGTGAAGCT GAAGGGGTATGGTACCATCAGTGCCGCTGGTGGGAGAGGATGGGGTGGAGGGGGTGGAGGAAGAATATCGCTGGATTGTTATAGCATACAAGAAGATTTAAATGTTACGGTTCATG GAGGTTTGAGTATTGGCTGTCCTGGGAATTCTGGAGCAGCTGGAACATATTTCAATGCACATTTACTGAGTTTGAAAGTTAGCAATGATAATGTCACAACAGAAACTGAGACTCCTTTGCTTGACTTCTCAACCAGCCCTTTATGGTCAAATGTTTATGTGGAAAATAATGCAAAAGTGTTGGTTCCGCTTGTGTGGTCCAGAGTCCAG GTTAGAGGCCAAATTAGTGTATACAGTGGAGGAAGCTTAATCTTTGGGTTGTCTGATTATCCAATTTCTGAGTTTGAGCTTGTTGCAGAAGAGCTTTTATTGAGTGATTCTATCATAAAG GTTTTTGGTGCATTTAGAGTTTCTGTTAAAATGCTACTCATGTGGAACTCCACAATGCAAATTGATGGTGGTGAAACTACAGTTGTGACTGCTTCAGTGCTTGAAGTGAGAAATCTTGCTGTTTTAAGG CAAAATTCTGTCATTAGTTCAAATTCAAACTTGGCTTTATATGGTCAAGGACTACTACAATTGACTGGTGAAGGCGATGCTATCAAAGGCGAGCGATTATCCTTGTCTCTGTTCTATAATGTAACT GTTGGTCTAGGTTCTTTACTTCAAGCTCCTTTGGATGATGACGCTAGTAGAGGCAT GGTGACAAAACATCTTTGTGACACGCAGAGATGTCCAATGGATTTGATAACGCCACCTGACGATTGTCATGTCAATTATACACTCTCGTTCTCACTACAA ATATGTCGTGTTGAGGATCTTCTTGTAAATGGCATTATGATGGGAAGCATAATTCACATTCACAGGGCTCGAACTGTGATTGTTGATACAGATGGTATGATTACTGCATCTGAATTAG GTTGCACTGAAGGTATTGGTAAAGGAAACTTTTTGAATGGAGCTGGTGGTGGTGCTGGGCATGGTGGAAAAGGAGGATCTGGATATTTCAATGGGAGAGAAAGTATTGGTGGTAATGACTATGGAAATGCTATTCTTCCATGTGAACTGGGCAGCGGAACTGAGGGCCCAAATGAGTCATATGGGCATGTTGTTGGAGGCGGGATGATTG TGATGGGATCCATTCAGTGGCCACTTTTGAGACTTGACCTATATGGAACCTTGAGGGCTGATGGTGAAAGCTTTAGCAAATCAATAACAAGCAGTGATGGTTCTTTAGTGGGGGGTCTAGGTGGAGGTTCTGGTGGAACAGTCCTTCTATTCCTTCAAGAACTTAGGCTCTTGGAGAATTCATCCTTGTCTGTTGTTGGGGGCAATGGTGGCcctgttggtggtggtggtggaggtggaggtAGAATCCATTTTCATTGGTCAAAGATTGGTGTGGAGGAAGAATATGTTCCTGTTGCAAGTATTATTGGCACCATGAATAACAG TGGAGGTGCGGGGGACAATGATGGTCATCATGGACAAGAGGGTACGATAACTGGGAAAGCATGCCCTAAAGGTCTTTATGGAATTTTCTGCGAG GAATGTCCTATTGGTTCCTATAAAGATGTTGATGGTTCTGAGGAAGATCTTTGCATTCCTTGTCCTCTTGATCTTCTTCCAAATCGtgcaaatttcatatataaacgAG GGGGTGTTACAGAACGGTCTTGTCCATATAAATGCATATCAGACAAATATCGGATGCCAAATTGCTATACACCTCTAGAGGAgctcatttatacattttgggGTCCCTGGCCTTTTTCAGTAATGTTATCATTCATTTTATTGATCTTGGCTCTGCTACTAAGTACTTTGAGAATCAAGTTGATCGGTTCTGGTTCATATCATAGTTCAAGTTCAATTGAACACCGTAATCATCACCGTTTTCCATATCTTCTTTCCCTCTCCGAG GTTCGTGGAGCTAGAGCTGAAGAGACTCAAAGTCATGTACACAGAGTGTACTTTATGGGCCCTAATACTTTTAGAGAACCCTGGCATCTTCCTTATTCACCTCCTCATGCTATAATTGAGATTGT GTATGAGGATGCTTTTAATAGATTTATCGATGAAATCAACTCAGTTGCTGCATATGATTGGTGGGAAGGATCAGTGCATAGTATACTTTCGGTTGTTGCATATCCTTGTGCTTGGTCCTGGAAGCATTGGAGGCGAAGGGTCAAAATCAGTCGCCTTCAGGAATATGTTAAATCTGAATATGACCATTCTTGTCTACGGTCCTGTCGATCACGTGCTTTGTACAAAGGGATGAAG GTTGGGACAACTCCAGATTTAATGGTAGCGTACATCGATTTTTTTCTTGGCGGTGATGAGAAGCGATTAGACATTGTGTCAATTATACAGAAGAGATTTCCCATGTGCATAATTTTTGGTGGGGATGGGAGCTACATGGCACCTTATTATCTTCACAATGATACACTGTTGACAAACCTCCTTGGTCAG CATGTCCCAGCAACTGTCTGGAATCGCTTGGTAGCTGGACTGAATGCTCAGTTAAGAACAGTAAGGCATGGATCAATCCGTACTGCACTAGGACCCGTTGTTGATTGGATAAACAGCCATGGAAACCCCCAACTTGAGTTCCATGGAGTTAAAATTGAGCTTGGATGGTTCCAAGCAACAGCTTCTGGATACTATCAACTTGGTATTGTGGTAGCAGTTGGGGATTATTCCCTTCTTGAGTTGCATCAATCTGATACTTGGGTTGGCACTGATGAAGTAGTGAG GAAAAATGTGCCACATGGAAAAAAGAATCTTAAGCAGCTGCAGCATAGTTGGCCATACATGAGTAATTCATTATCTCTTAAAAGGATAACCGGAGGAATTAATGGCGGCCTAATAAATGATGCTACCTTAAAATCACTGGACTTTAAAAGGGACTTTCTATTCCCACTTTCTCTCCTGTTGTGCAATACTAGACCTGTTGGTCGTCAG GACACTGTACAGTTTCTGATTACGTTGATGCTTTTAGCAGATATTTCTGTCACTCTCCTCATGTTGCTCCAGTTCTACTGGATTTCTCTTCCTGCTTTTCTTTCTGTTCTGCTaattcttcctctttctctacTTTCTCCATTTCCTGCTGGTGTGAATGCATTATTCAGTAAAGAGCCCAGAAGAGCTTCACTTTTTCGAGTATATGCACTGTGGAATGCTActtctttatttaatatt GGAGTTGCTTTTATTTGTTGTCTCCTTCATTATGCACTATCCCACTTTCACCACCCTGATGAAGCAAGTACCCGTAATGTTAAGAG GGATGATGATAAATGTTGGCTTTTGCCTATCATCCTTTTTCTATTCAAGTCGATACAGGCTCGATTTGTCAATTGGCACATAGCGAATCTAGAAATTGAAgatttttctctattttgtcCGGATCCAGATGCATTTTGGGCACATGAATCTGGTTTTTga